One genomic window of Streptomyces sp. NBC_01276 includes the following:
- the orn gene encoding oligoribonuclease, with protein sequence MNDRMVWIDCEMTGLSLTDDALIEVAALVTDSELNVLGEGVDIVIRPPDRALETMPDVVREMHTASGLLDELAAGTTLADAEAQVLAYVREHVKEPRKAPLCGNSVGTDRGFLLRDMAALEGYLHYRIVDVSSVKELARRWYPRAYFNSPPKNGNHRALADIKESIAELRYYREAVFVPQPGPDSDTARTIAAKHVVAGE encoded by the coding sequence ATGAACGATCGCATGGTGTGGATCGACTGCGAGATGACCGGGCTCTCGTTGACGGACGACGCACTTATCGAGGTGGCCGCACTGGTCACCGACTCGGAACTCAACGTGCTCGGCGAAGGCGTGGACATCGTGATCCGCCCGCCGGACCGGGCCCTGGAGACCATGCCGGACGTGGTGCGCGAGATGCACACCGCCTCCGGTCTGCTCGACGAGCTGGCCGCCGGCACCACCCTGGCCGACGCCGAGGCCCAGGTCCTCGCGTACGTGCGCGAGCACGTCAAGGAGCCGCGCAAGGCGCCGCTGTGCGGCAACTCGGTCGGCACCGACCGCGGATTCCTGCTGCGCGACATGGCCGCGCTGGAGGGCTACCTGCACTACCGGATCGTGGACGTGTCCTCGGTCAAGGAGCTGGCGCGCCGCTGGTACCCGCGGGCGTACTTCAACAGCCCGCCGAAGAACGGCAACCACCGGGCGCTCGCGGACATCAAGGAGTCCATCGCCGAGCTGCGCTACTACCGGGAGGCGGTCTTCGTGCCACAGCCCGGACCCGACTCGGACACCGCCCGCACCATCGCCGCCAAGCACGTGGTGGCGGGCGAGTAG
- a CDS encoding DUF3303 family protein: MRVMLRAHMDTAATNEGIKTGALQQAMKKLMEAVEPEAAYFGLHEGVRSCWMVFDLQDSSRLPALLDDLFTQFNAEIEVGPVMNAEDLAKGLAAVGARS; encoded by the coding sequence ATGAGAGTCATGCTCAGGGCCCATATGGACACGGCCGCCACCAACGAGGGCATCAAGACCGGTGCTCTCCAGCAGGCGATGAAGAAGCTGATGGAGGCCGTCGAGCCGGAGGCGGCCTACTTCGGGCTGCACGAGGGCGTGCGGTCCTGCTGGATGGTTTTCGACCTCCAGGACAGCTCGCGCCTGCCGGCGCTGCTCGACGACCTCTTCACGCAGTTCAACGCCGAGATCGAGGTCGGTCCGGTCATGAACGCCGAGGACCTGGCGAAGGGGCTGGCGGCGGTCGGGGCGAGGTCTTAG
- a CDS encoding ATP-binding protein — protein MRWALVKVCLAVTTMVVLAFAVPLGLVVREMASDRAFSNAERQAATMGPTLSITTDPVQLRKAVESTQMGAARRMAVHVPAIGGAAPVDIGEGWAGARAVAETRSLGRATTARVTGGGSALLQPTALGSGDIAVIEILVPESEVSNGVTTAWLVLAGVGLALVVGSVAVADRLGARLVRPAERLADAAHQLGDGRLGARVPEDGPKELRSAAVAFNAMADQVVELLANERELAADLSHRLRTPLTVLRLNAASLGDGPAAEHTRAAVEQLEREVDTIIRTAREQRPATQAAGSAGAGCDASEVIRDRMAFWSALAEDEGREVRLAGVDRTVRIPVARPELAAALDALLGNVFRHTPEGTPFAVDVHDAGDAVIVLVSDAGPGIADPDAALRRGNDGRRDGSTGLGLDIARRVAESTGGDVRLGRSVLGGTEVRIWIALDGRARGDGRGPGVRRGRRKRRGN, from the coding sequence ATGAGATGGGCCCTGGTCAAGGTGTGCCTCGCGGTCACCACCATGGTGGTCCTGGCCTTCGCCGTACCCCTGGGACTGGTGGTGCGGGAGATGGCCAGCGACCGGGCCTTCTCCAACGCCGAGCGGCAGGCCGCCACCATGGGGCCGACCCTGTCCATCACCACCGACCCCGTCCAACTGCGCAAGGCCGTCGAGTCCACGCAGATGGGCGCCGCCCGCCGGATGGCCGTCCACGTCCCCGCCATCGGCGGCGCCGCCCCCGTGGACATCGGCGAAGGCTGGGCGGGTGCCCGCGCCGTGGCCGAGACCCGCAGCCTCGGCCGTGCGACCACCGCCCGGGTGACCGGAGGGGGTTCCGCCCTGCTCCAGCCGACCGCCCTGGGCTCCGGCGACATCGCCGTCATCGAGATCCTGGTCCCGGAGAGCGAGGTCAGCAACGGCGTCACCACCGCCTGGCTGGTCCTCGCCGGGGTCGGGCTCGCGCTGGTCGTGGGCTCCGTCGCGGTCGCCGACCGGCTCGGCGCCCGCCTCGTGCGGCCCGCCGAACGGCTCGCCGACGCCGCCCACCAGCTGGGCGACGGACGGCTCGGGGCGCGGGTCCCCGAGGACGGCCCCAAGGAACTGCGCTCGGCGGCCGTCGCGTTCAACGCCATGGCCGACCAGGTCGTGGAACTCCTCGCCAACGAGCGGGAACTGGCCGCCGACCTCTCGCACCGGCTGCGCACCCCCCTGACGGTCCTCCGGCTCAACGCCGCCTCGCTCGGCGACGGCCCGGCCGCCGAACACACCCGGGCGGCCGTGGAGCAGCTGGAGCGGGAGGTCGACACGATCATCCGTACGGCCCGCGAACAGCGCCCCGCCACCCAGGCGGCCGGTTCGGCGGGCGCAGGCTGCGACGCCTCCGAGGTGATCCGCGACCGGATGGCCTTCTGGTCGGCGCTGGCCGAGGACGAGGGCCGCGAGGTCCGGCTGGCGGGCGTGGACCGTACCGTACGCATCCCCGTGGCCCGTCCGGAGCTCGCCGCGGCCCTCGACGCCCTGCTCGGCAACGTCTTCCGGCACACCCCCGAGGGCACCCCCTTCGCGGTGGACGTGCACGACGCCGGTGACGCCGTCATCGTCCTCGTCTCCGACGCCGGACCCGGCATCGCCGACCCGGACGCCGCCCTGCGGCGCGGCAACGACGGCCGCCGCGACGGCTCCACCGGCCTCGGCCTCGACATCGCCCGGCGGGTCGCGGAGTCCACCGGCGGTGACGTCCGGCTGGGGCGCTCCGTACTGGGCGGCACCGAGGTCCGGATCTGGATCGCCCTCGACGGCCGGGCCCGGGGCGACGGCCGCGGACCCGGCGTCCGGCGTGGCCGGCGCAAGCGGCGGGGCAACTGA
- a CDS encoding NAD(P)H-binding protein, which translates to MSLLVTGGRGAVARHLGGLLSARGISHRVGSRERDTPGAVHCDLSDPATFPAALAGIRSVFLYAEASAAEAFVEEAVSAGVEHVVLLSSSSVLGPDPAGSPLSAGHLAVEQALLASPLRSTLLRPGSFASNAIGWSWALKSGRPVHLPYPGSYADPVHEADIAEAALAVLTDPALGGRAHTLTGPQALTFTAQLAILGSVLGRPVPFTAVTPEEWKAEVEGYIPGPYADALLGFWAASDGLPVPVTDAVERLTGHPARSFETWARDHAEAFGG; encoded by the coding sequence ATGTCCCTCCTCGTCACCGGCGGCCGCGGCGCCGTCGCCCGCCACCTCGGCGGCCTCCTTTCGGCCCGCGGGATTTCCCACCGCGTCGGCTCGCGGGAGCGGGACACCCCCGGCGCCGTGCACTGCGACCTCTCCGACCCCGCCACCTTTCCCGCCGCCCTGGCCGGAATCCGGTCCGTCTTCCTCTACGCCGAGGCCTCCGCCGCCGAAGCCTTCGTCGAGGAGGCGGTCTCCGCCGGGGTGGAGCACGTGGTCCTGCTGTCCTCCTCCTCGGTGCTCGGTCCGGATCCGGCCGGGAGTCCGCTGTCGGCCGGACACCTCGCCGTCGAGCAGGCCCTCCTCGCGTCCCCGCTGCGCAGCACCCTGCTGCGGCCCGGCTCCTTCGCGAGCAACGCCATCGGCTGGTCCTGGGCACTGAAGTCCGGCCGCCCGGTCCACCTGCCCTACCCGGGCTCCTACGCCGACCCCGTCCACGAGGCCGACATCGCCGAAGCCGCCCTCGCCGTCCTGACCGACCCGGCCCTCGGCGGCCGCGCCCACACCCTGACCGGCCCGCAGGCGCTGACCTTCACCGCGCAGCTCGCCATACTCGGCTCCGTCCTCGGCCGGCCCGTGCCCTTCACCGCCGTCACCCCCGAGGAGTGGAAGGCCGAGGTGGAGGGTTATATACCCGGCCCGTACGCCGACGCCCTCCTCGGCTTCTGGGCCGCCTCCGACGGCCTGCCCGTCCCGGTCACCGATGCCGTCGAGCGGCTCACGGGGCATCCCGCCCGTTCCTTCGAGACCTGGGCCCGGGACCACGCCGAGGCCTTCGGGGGCTGA
- a CDS encoding LacI family DNA-binding transcriptional regulator produces MKAHGRSGGRPTLEEVALRAGVGRGTVSRVVNGLPGVSARTRAAVEAAVAELGYVPHRAARALAADRADAVALVVPDPEAPLFPGGSFIEVVRGVGAVLADTDVQLVLALAGGERERRRLEGFLSGRRVDGVLLVGLGSGDPLAELATRLGIPAVLGGRRSAAETLPSVDCDDREGAAAAVRHLLERGRRAIAAITGPLDAYGDRCRLEGYRQALAAAGRPVDELLISAGNPTAEGGRRAVRELLERRPELDAVLAASDPLAAGALAGLRAAGRRIPGDVALVGFGDSATARYLDPALTSVRQPGEEMGRAMARLLLERIAGGRGAPGAPGEGSVVLPTQLVVRGSS; encoded by the coding sequence ATGAAGGCTCACGGGCGCAGCGGGGGCCGGCCGACGTTGGAGGAGGTCGCACTCCGGGCCGGGGTCGGGCGCGGCACCGTCTCGCGGGTGGTCAACGGCTTGCCCGGGGTCAGTGCGCGGACCAGGGCCGCCGTCGAGGCCGCCGTCGCCGAGCTGGGTTACGTACCCCACCGGGCCGCCCGGGCGCTGGCCGCCGACCGTGCCGACGCCGTCGCCCTGGTCGTTCCCGACCCGGAGGCGCCCCTCTTTCCCGGCGGCTCCTTCATCGAGGTCGTGCGCGGGGTCGGCGCCGTCCTGGCCGACACCGACGTGCAGCTGGTGCTGGCCCTGGCGGGCGGCGAGCGGGAGCGCCGCCGTCTGGAAGGGTTCCTCTCCGGGCGGCGGGTCGACGGGGTGCTGCTGGTGGGGCTGGGCTCCGGGGATCCGCTGGCGGAGCTGGCGACACGGCTGGGCATCCCGGCGGTGCTCGGTGGGCGCCGCTCGGCCGCCGAGACGCTGCCGAGCGTGGACTGCGACGACCGGGAGGGCGCCGCCGCGGCCGTGCGCCACCTCCTGGAGCGGGGCAGGCGGGCGATAGCGGCGATCACCGGGCCGCTCGACGCGTACGGGGACCGGTGCCGACTGGAGGGCTACCGGCAGGCCCTGGCGGCGGCGGGGCGCCCCGTGGACGAGCTGCTGATCTCGGCGGGGAACCCCACCGCGGAGGGCGGCCGGCGGGCCGTGCGCGAACTGCTGGAGCGCCGCCCCGAGCTGGACGCCGTCCTCGCCGCCTCCGACCCGCTGGCGGCCGGGGCGCTGGCCGGGCTGCGCGCGGCCGGCCGTCGGATACCGGGCGACGTGGCGCTGGTCGGCTTCGGCGACTCCGCGACGGCCCGGTACCTGGATCCGGCGCTGACCAGCGTCCGGCAGCCCGGGGAGGAGATGGGCCGGGCCATGGCGCGGCTGCTGCTGGAGCGGATCGCGGGCGGCCGGGGGGCGCCGGGAGCGCCGGGGGAGGGGTCGGTGGTACTGCCGACGCAGCTGGTGGTCCGCGGGTCCTCGTAG
- a CDS encoding helix-turn-helix domain-containing protein, with product MSQDSTAAVVADAGRKLAGRRRREIVAVLLFSGGPIFESSIPLSVFGIDRQDAGVPRYRLLVCAGEDGPLRTTGGLELTAPYGLEAIARAGTVVVPAWRSITSPPPPEALDALRLAHEEGARIVGLCTGAFVLAAAGLLDGRPATTHWMYAPTLAKRYPSVHVDPRELFVDDGDVLTSAGTAAGIDLCLHIVRTDHGSEAAGALARRLVVPPRRTGGQERYLDRSLPEEIGADPLAEVVAWALEHLHEQFDVETLAARAYMSRRTFDRRFRSLTGSAPLQWLITQRVLQAQRLLETSDYSVDEVAGRCGFRSPVALRGHFRRQLGSSPAAYRSAYRARRPQADVSPVSELSGGPLPHQRTPQPQRAAAALAASGPSVTELYSPGRVLREHA from the coding sequence ATGAGCCAGGATTCCACCGCCGCAGTCGTCGCCGACGCGGGCCGGAAGCTCGCGGGGCGTCGCCGCAGGGAGATCGTCGCCGTGCTGCTGTTCAGCGGCGGGCCGATCTTCGAGAGTTCCATTCCACTTTCCGTGTTCGGCATCGACCGGCAGGACGCGGGAGTTCCACGCTATCGACTGCTCGTGTGCGCCGGGGAGGACGGTCCGCTGCGGACCACCGGCGGACTCGAACTGACCGCGCCGTACGGGTTGGAGGCGATCGCCCGGGCAGGCACGGTCGTCGTTCCGGCCTGGCGCTCCATCACTTCACCGCCGCCGCCGGAGGCCCTGGACGCCCTGCGTCTGGCGCACGAGGAGGGGGCCCGGATCGTCGGCCTGTGCACGGGAGCGTTCGTGCTCGCCGCCGCCGGGCTGCTGGACGGCCGGCCCGCGACGACGCACTGGATGTACGCGCCGACGCTGGCCAAGCGCTACCCGTCCGTCCACGTCGACCCGCGCGAGCTGTTCGTCGACGACGGCGACGTGCTGACGTCCGCGGGCACCGCGGCCGGAATCGACCTGTGCCTGCACATCGTGCGCACGGACCACGGCAGCGAGGCGGCCGGGGCACTGGCCCGCCGGCTCGTCGTCCCGCCGCGCCGCACGGGAGGCCAGGAGCGCTACCTCGACCGGTCGCTGCCCGAGGAGATCGGCGCCGACCCGCTCGCCGAGGTCGTCGCCTGGGCCCTGGAACACCTCCACGAGCAGTTCGACGTGGAGACGCTGGCCGCCCGCGCCTACATGAGCAGGCGCACCTTCGACCGGCGGTTCCGCTCGCTCACCGGCAGCGCTCCGCTCCAGTGGCTGATCACCCAGCGGGTGCTCCAGGCACAGCGGCTGCTGGAGACCTCCGACTACTCGGTCGACGAGGTCGCCGGACGCTGCGGGTTCCGTTCCCCCGTCGCGCTGCGCGGGCACTTCCGCCGGCAGCTGGGATCCTCCCCGGCCGCCTACCGCTCCGCCTACCGTGCGCGCCGGCCGCAGGCCGACGTGTCCCCGGTGTCCGAGCTCTCGGGCGGTCCGCTGCCGCACCAGCGCACGCCGCAGCCCCAGCGGGCGGCGGCGGCCCTGGCCGCCTCCGGTCCGAGCGTGACGGAGCTGTACTCCCCGGGACGGGTCCTGCGCGAGCACGCGTAG
- a CDS encoding response regulator transcription factor, with protein MASVLVVEDDQFVRSALIRHLTEASHTVRSVGTALEALREVAHHRFDVVILDLGLPDLDGSEALKMLRGITDVPVIIATARDDEAEIVRLLNDGADDYLTKPFSVEHLSARMAAVLRRSQAAAAEPPSRVLRVGGLAIDPLRRQAELDGSVLDLTRREFDLLAFLAGRPGVVVSRRELLAEVWQQSYGDDQTIDVHLSWLRRKLGETAARPRYLHTLRGVGVKLEPPL; from the coding sequence ATGGCAAGTGTGCTCGTGGTCGAGGACGACCAGTTCGTGCGTTCCGCCCTGATCCGGCACCTGACCGAGGCCTCCCACACCGTGCGGAGCGTCGGCACGGCCCTGGAGGCCCTGCGCGAAGTCGCCCACCACCGCTTCGACGTGGTCATCCTCGACCTCGGCCTGCCCGACCTCGACGGCTCCGAGGCGCTGAAGATGCTGCGCGGCATCACCGACGTGCCCGTCATCATCGCCACCGCCCGCGACGACGAGGCCGAGATCGTCCGGCTGCTCAACGACGGCGCCGACGACTACCTGACCAAACCGTTCTCCGTCGAGCACCTCTCCGCCCGGATGGCCGCCGTGCTGCGCCGCTCCCAGGCCGCCGCCGCCGAACCGCCCTCCCGCGTCCTGCGCGTCGGCGGACTCGCCATCGACCCGCTGCGCCGCCAGGCCGAACTCGACGGCTCCGTACTCGACCTCACCCGACGGGAGTTCGACCTGCTGGCCTTCCTCGCGGGCCGCCCCGGGGTGGTCGTGTCCCGGCGCGAGCTGCTCGCCGAGGTGTGGCAGCAGTCGTACGGGGACGACCAGACCATCGACGTGCACCTGTCCTGGCTGCGCCGCAAACTCGGCGAGACCGCCGCACGACCCCGCTACCTGCACACGCTGCGCGGGGTCGGGGTGAAGCTGGAGCCGCCGCTGTGA
- a CDS encoding MarR family winged helix-turn-helix transcriptional regulator, producing the protein MSTDSPRSGEWSRAELMARIVTESQRHYADYSLFAQAMADHVGLHPTDMQCVALLDTEPGPVSTGDIARLTGLTSGSATRLVDRLVKAGVVERRADPEDRRRSLVVLAPAARERIGAAWDVPGRAFGAVLDGYSDAELTVIADYLHRAAEVGRAQTQRLRAEDHA; encoded by the coding sequence ATGTCAACCGATTCCCCCCGTTCGGGTGAGTGGAGCCGCGCCGAGCTGATGGCGCGCATCGTCACCGAGAGCCAGCGGCACTACGCCGACTACTCCCTCTTCGCCCAGGCCATGGCCGACCACGTCGGCCTGCACCCCACGGACATGCAGTGCGTGGCCCTCCTCGACACGGAGCCCGGCCCCGTCTCCACCGGCGACATCGCCCGCCTCACCGGCCTGACCTCGGGCTCCGCCACCCGCCTCGTCGACCGCCTGGTGAAGGCCGGGGTCGTCGAACGCCGGGCCGACCCCGAGGACCGGCGGCGCTCCCTCGTCGTCCTCGCGCCCGCCGCCCGCGAACGCATCGGCGCGGCCTGGGACGTCCCGGGCCGCGCCTTCGGTGCCGTACTGGACGGCTACTCGGATGCCGAGCTGACGGTCATCGCCGACTACCTCCACCGGGCCGCCGAGGTCGGACGGGCCCAGACGCAGCGGCTGCGCGCCGAGGACCACGCCTGA
- a CDS encoding NADPH-dependent F420 reductase, which produces MRYAILGTGVVGRTVAARLDSLGHEVVIGTRDPGATLARAEYAAWQEAHPRISLADFPEAARQGDTLVNATGGKVSVAALTEAEAAHLDGKILIDIANPLDFSKGFPPSLDPVDTDSLGELIQRTFPRLRVVKTLNTMNCEIMVDPARVKGDHTVFLSGEDADAKKTVHALLSSFGWPDRSILDLGGIETARGTEMLLPIWLRLMGALGHSEFNFHIQGA; this is translated from the coding sequence ATGCGTTACGCAATCCTCGGCACCGGCGTCGTCGGCCGGACGGTCGCCGCCCGGCTCGACTCCCTGGGCCACGAGGTGGTCATCGGCACCCGCGACCCCGGGGCCACCCTGGCCCGCGCCGAGTACGCCGCCTGGCAGGAGGCGCATCCGAGGATCTCCCTCGCGGACTTCCCCGAGGCAGCCCGGCAGGGCGACACGCTCGTCAACGCCACCGGCGGGAAGGTGAGCGTCGCCGCCCTGACGGAGGCCGAAGCCGCGCACCTGGACGGCAAGATCCTGATCGACATCGCGAACCCGCTGGACTTCTCGAAGGGCTTCCCGCCGAGCCTGGACCCCGTCGACACCGACAGCCTGGGCGAACTGATCCAGCGGACGTTCCCGCGGCTGCGGGTGGTCAAGACCCTGAACACCATGAACTGCGAGATCATGGTCGACCCGGCCCGGGTGAAGGGCGACCACACCGTCTTCCTCTCCGGCGAGGACGCCGACGCGAAGAAGACCGTGCACGCCCTCCTCTCCTCCTTCGGGTGGCCGGACCGTTCGATCCTCGACCTCGGCGGCATCGAGACCGCCCGCGGTACCGAGATGCTCCTGCCGATCTGGCTCCGGCTGATGGGAGCCCTGGGGCACTCGGAGTTCAACTTCCACATCCAGGGAGCCTGA